TCTACGTCGGAGAAGATAAGcactcaatcttctacaaattATTTCTGTTTATTTAAAtgtcttattattattttatattatttatttcatatttgcCCGGTGAAGATGCCTATtacatattttatattatttctgttGGATAAGCAGTCCATCTCTTACATGATTGCTGACACTCCACGAGAGCTCTCACTATTGCTAATGGAGTAATAAAGTTGAAAGTGGAACTTACCTCCACGGATTGGGTATCTTTACTTAAAATGAATACCTCCCAACTTTTGCTTTAAACCTTCCCCACAAACAGCATGATatctttactttttcttttgtattttatttgctGAAAGTGGACATGAGTCGGCAGTCGAAAATATACAAGTTAGTCTGCATGATGTATCTACTTTTCACCCTTGAAATTGTCGGCCATGAAAGAAAACATCATTATGTTTTctcaaattatttatttattattttattattacttaATGCTTATTACAAGACCACTTGTTTGACACACAACTTAACCTTGCCAACTTTAATCATTCATGAACACtacatttattatttaaatattttattttcaacatgACTATTTCCCATAACTCGTGGCATGGTCTGACCAAATTAGGTATCCTCATTATttgaatgaaaatatatttatataatatattgtaTGTCTCCCTATTGTCATTATATTAAGATTACATGATACAATAGTCACGTATGCTCAGAACGCTTTCTATCATATTTCACTAGTGACCTACATATTTAGGCAATTACTTGTgcaatatttatttattgaccTAGAATATTGTGACTGCCATTAAGCTATGTCGCTTATACTGttatacaacatgtgatttaccacacgactgaataaattatttatttatagaaggcacatagtacaatattttgccttgATAAACTTTGTCaaattgatttattcattatacggtcgtacttatactgtcatttattgtcaggaattattgagcaactagatccactgatcaacattgttactgattaaagaagtctaccaacttatagactgaTGAGCCACGTGCTCATAGTGATCTCTTGTTTGACCGGACACCCACTTACTTGGACATTCGCTTATTGGGACACCTATGTGCCTGGACCCAACTCGATGACCCTACAGATAAACCCAACTCGATGACCCTACGTATGGCCCCGACTCAAAGACCCGACTTGCGGACCCGACACATAGACTCAATATGCGAACCCGACAAGCGGACTCGAGTTatgtcgagaatcaactcatattgagtgcatgtcgacataacatagatacttgcaatgaggaataCCATGAGCCGAGCCGCCTCGCAGCGAGTATAGCCTCTAGCCAAGCCGCCTCGCAACGAGGATTGCCTCCAGCAGAGCAAACGCCTCGTCGtgagcatagcctctagccgagcagcctcgcaacgagcatagcctctagctgAGCAGTTTCGtaacgtgtgatacctctagccgagtattgctttatgttgagcattgccttaggttgagtactggttcaagacatctagccacttcagcccgtacatggattggatttgaagtctccagccaaaagactctattgactgaagacttgggggactactgttggtaccacacatattGGGCCTCAGACCTTgacatattgggcctcaacatttgggccttattactgataggagcatatttatgcgactgagttagcttgttttcatgcatttatgttgttatttcttagttaattatgtattttaagctattttcgtgtgtttgtaggtccataggccttataaagtaATAAGatacattttggtgcattttggagcagttttgggcttggaatgaatagcacatgcatggagcaaggtggatggacgaaattgaagactaaagaggctaggaatgtgttaaagagaaagaagaattaatgtaaaaatgacaaagagctcagccacaaaggggtgtcaccccaccattcacctttccatcattgtcgtgcactaccattgcactccctttggattcgtATGcctgcatcatcatccatgttccctccattgactcatttgttgcatcattccacttcctttcctttgtctaccatgtgcacaatatcctttcacctccttgcactcattgattcaccatttactcacctttccacacatgccatgcataatcatccttgttccctccatcatttcatatttcatgcatcattacattgaatcattgcactcaattgctacaccattccttgttccctccatcatttcagattcatgcatcattacattgaatcattgcactcaattgctacaccattccttgttccctccatcatttcaaatttcatgcatcattgcactcaattgctacaccactccatgttcccctccattgccatgcacttcctctataaaaggaagtgtgtgtaacataaatttagttcatactttgttagatcattcactcccatttcaacataaccttcatccaaacacatccattccttCATACAAACAAACTGtcaaacacttaccaacaccttgtgccgtagcaaaggaagggaaggaaagtgcttggacatgcttgctgtccaacttggatcgttggagcgtttaggtgttttctttcttttctttctaatgtttaaattcatttcctttcgttttgttgtaaatatgagtggctaaacccctcttggctaggggtgatttcaaagccatgattatgtgtgcaatataatttgataaattccagttatgaactcttgaatcgtgaatgcaattggcttaactatttgattgataacttatttgtatttgttaattaagggtcgacacttaattggcatgcataaatccgttgctagaatataaagaagtttcacataatcgttacaaacttatattcacatgtagtgaagctcgcttataaacgatcgcgttaagtttaattcctagcatgagtgacatgatgtcatagttgcaagtgctgtgtcaatacttatgattttcattaaacgtaatgatctttgattgtatctctattatgatgtcatgtaaggaactttagaagaatgttttgggttgtcgaatgatgtcatccaatccaataaaacaaggaaaatctgagagttaactagtgatgtcacggttaatttggagcattgtcattcataattcaatgaagtagtaactagaaatcgaattatttgcatacatgtcatgtgtggagaaaaaacctctaactatcccatccatcatcttatttctcaaatttgttttacaatttgtctagtttttcatacttgtttgtttgtttcaacttcgtccaaaactcaatccccctttactttagtgtgtctaattagttagaatctgttttaatttatgtttttaaatgttttgatttaagtaaaagtcaattttcgtccaaagtcattcctagtgtctagtttaagtttatttagttgttttaagctgttttgagtattttaagtttgctttgagtcttgtgagtcttgttaagtatttttaagtttagttttatgtttttgagtcagtttagaggttattagcaagccctcctaatccccggtccagaacgatccctaatTATACTTATAttacagttgtcaaaagagggttaaatttgtgtgttaagttaattttcgcatcaattacccagcccataattatgtaaaaggaggagccccttattctataaaaagggacTCCTCCCCTCTCACAAAGAGAACTCAGTGAACCCAACAGAGGGCAATACCttcacaaacacaacaacactctctttctctgggggactccccctcacccttgtaatccatacatacagtcagagaaatacaatcagtgtggacgtagcccaaacattggggtgaaccacgatacatcttgtgttatttacatttcttgcagattcacggttggatttacgttgttccaaaacctccggttttgtgcatcaacaaaactaatttcaacgatccaaccgtcaaacttgtttgtatatgcttcgagatcgtatatgccaaaaatcgcaaaaaaaaaacattcagagatcaagtaaaggaacaaaacttttagacgattataaacgaaaaatcatgatttaacggttattttaactccaattttgatgcttttttacaactacactccttgatcctatatgaatacaatgagctaattcgatcgtcaatttaaaatattaacacAAGTGGACCACAAAAACCCTTTGTGCGACGCAGTTTGTTTGTTGCACAAACACCCTTTGCGTGATGCATTGGTTGGTGCGCCACATAAACAGTCTTTGCGTAACGCATTGGTTGCTGCGATGtgcaaagtatgtttgcgcaACGACCCTATTGTGACATCACGCaagttatattttttaaattattataaaatttactGAAAATGTGACTATACTCctttcaaattcttttttttttacataaaacacaattatatatttttctaacaaaaacctgATCCGaaatacaataataaatttaaaactacttaataaatatatatcattcaatttcttaagtgttataacaaaataaataaaattaaagctacttaataaatatatgtatgtacttgacgggatacgaattctacgaaactagtttcgacgatgaaaccgtcaaacttatttgtatatactttgagattgcatacgccaaaaatccaaaaaaaaaaaaaaaatccattcagagatcaaaccttttcgacggtttgttgaacaaaacaattttgcgcgacgaaggtgaATCATCGTCATGCAAAACAGTTTTGCGTGACGGCTACCATCGTCGCCCAAAGTCTCATTGTGCAAAATGTCCTTGCACAACGTAATTTGCTCTGTCGCCCAAgtatgtttttgtactagtgaaAGAATCATGAAGTACAAACTTAAAGTTTTCCTATAATTATAGGGTACATCAAAGGTTAGCTTTAAgttcttacttttttttattagtaatggatgagttaacgaaAAATACAAGATGAAATCCCTTGATTTCTGCTTTTCGCAGATGGTATAATGTTGACAGACGAAATGCATGAGGgagtaaatgtgaagcttaaccgTTGGCGTGATATGTTGGAATCTAAAAGTCTTCGCCTAAGTAGGTCAAAGACAGAGTATATGGAGTACAAGTTCAGTAGGAATATGGATCCAAACAAGATATGGTGAAATTGGAGATTAGGAAGTACTAAAGAGTGAATACTTTTGttatcttgcaaaaaaaaaaaaaatgaaaataaaaaaaataaaaaaggagaaTTAGATGTCGATCTCAACCaaagaatacaagttggatggatgaactGAAACAGTGTATTGAGTGTATTGTGCAACTGTTGTATGCCACTCAAGGAAAAAATTTATAAGATGACAACAATGCTTTATGCCAGGTAATATTGGGAGGTCaagcatcaatgagtgcaaaaTGAATGTAAAGGAACAagaaatgatatgattaagagcGAGGATATCAAAGGTAGAGTATAAGTGGTCgtaattgaagataagatgagagaaaatcaatttaggtggTTTGAACATGTGAACCGAAGACTTACAAGTGCTTTGTTTAGGAATTACGGTTATGAGACATAGGCTCATGGAAAAAGGGGTAGAAGAAGACttaggaagacttggaaagagactTTAGGAAGATATGGAGTGCCTGGAGCGAACGGAAGACTTGGTGCAAAACTGAGCACATTGGCGTTTTATGATTCACACAACTGGCCTCACTTAGTGGAATAAGATTTTATTGTTGtgttcttgttgttgttgttatatgTGTTTCATCAAGTGTATGTGCCTCTTTAACGGTTCTCTCTTCATTAACTTTAAATTGGTCAGTTATTtcctcttcatcttcaagagTGTTGATTTATTTTTGAACATTAATTTCTTCAGGAAAATGATTTTCTTGTGTCTTATCTTTCAAAGAATATTATTTTTTGCACCAACTAGGCGACCACACTCGGaataggatcctctccggattctctttgtggggatccaGATGATCAATCAATCGAGTTCGtccatcgtacattgtgcggttagaaatcattttgaattttaaattttaaattgaaaataaatagtcTTAAcgaaactgaccgcacgatataagaTGAATGAACACGATTAATTAATCCCTAAATtcccacaaagaggatctagAGAGGATCCCCGTCCACCACACTCCATAcgtgcctttgaatttgtatcAGTAAATGCATCCCAAGATCTGTCCCCATAATAACATGCAGAATAAAGATAGATTGTCCCAAGACCCTAGCTCAAAATCTTAAAAAACAATGAGAAGTACTATAGAGTTTGACCATACACACAACAAGAGCAAGAAATGCAGTTGTTTCCTTTGCGGTGAAGTTGACACTTAAAAATTAATTGTCTACAGTGAAGGAAGACTAATGATAAACCTAAGAAATTGATTATATATGTCAATTACTTCAAGTATAGTACAATTACTATAGGCTAAGAATAATGTCTTTCTTTCtaaggtgtataatcactactacaaaaaacATTTTGCGTGATGAAATAAGTTTGTTGCGCAAAGCTCGTGAAAATAGGGTTTGCATGATGAAATATTTCGTGGCCTAAAGATTtttgtcttttaatttttaatttaattaaattaatttaatattttgtgcGACAAAATTAATTGTTTGCGTGACAAAATAttttgtcgcgcaaagtttttgaccttttgttttattatttctcttatattAATTGTTTATGTGACGAAATATTTGGTAGTGCaagatttttcgaatttttacttttttaatttaattgtatgattttattttttaatttaaattgacatattcaaaataaaattacatatgaaaaatagtgatcaaattatccaatatgtataatatattcaaaatgtacacataaattaacaaagtacaataataaaatcctaatACAAGTCTATTGTGTTGGTAGTGGCGGGGGATATGGTTCGACAGCATCCTAATCCTCAACTTTAGCCGTCAAAGTCTCGACGAttccctacaaaaaaaaaaaaaaaaacaaacaaacaaacatggtCAAATATAaccaaaaaacaatataaaataataccaaaaaattGGCATAATTTCCCCTAAAATTAGTATACCCCAAATCTGACCTCAAACTCCACCCCTCATCCTATATTCGACCCCAAACCCTGCACCAAACTCAAATTTAACTCCAAAAACacattaatgaaaaaaaaaaaatttggggagAATATACCTTTTGGCAAGATTGAGTGAGTGAGAATAAGAGGGAGGAGTGAGTGTGAGAGAATTAGAGgagatagtgagagagagatgagagagtgagtgagagtgagagatagtgaagagagagagaagagagattaagTGAGAGGAGtgagtgtgagagagagggTTGGATTTGAGGAGAGGGAAAGAAATAGGAGAGGTAAGAGAATAGAGAAAGACATTGAGAAAATTGTgtatgagttattttggttttaaaaaccGTATCATTTTGCGTGACGAAATATTGGTTGCgcaaagtcttaaaaaaaaaaaaaaatttccgtGTCCGATTTTTGGTGCCCGTCCGAATTTTTTAGAgtttgtcgcgcaaagttttgcgcgacgaaggattGGTAGCacaaagtcttaaaaaaaaaaacccacgtCCCATTTTTTGCTCCCGTCCAAATTTAAGGATTTTGCACGACGAAATATTGGTTCGTTGTgcaaaatttataattttttttttataaataaacaattgtattttacaaatttaaaatataaataaattaaaataaataaagtttaggCGACCAAATGTGTATTCGTCacgcaaaataaaataataaaaagtaaagaaataatatagtttaacaatataaaatataaaaataaataaaaaataagtaaataaggTTTTGGTGACGAAATATTTGGATTACGTCACGCaaagattttaaaaaaataattttatttatttatttatttttgtaaagatTTTGCGTGACGAAGTTTAAAGTTTCATCATGTGTGTTTCGTTGTGCAAAATTTCATCGTGCAAGACTTTGTGTGACgaagtttaaaattttgttgcGCAAAGTGACTTTGCATGATGATGTGTGTTTCGTTGCgcaagggtttttttttaactagTGGATTAGTACACAGTTGCTATTAAAAACATgttggtatatatatatgagtatatgtgtttttgttgttgttacttaaaagaacaaaaacagTTACTTTGATACATTTATACGATCATGCTATTGTCAATGATCAAGTGGAGAGATATAATTCATGCTATTGTCAATGATCAAGGAGAGAGATATAATTAGTGATCACAACAATGATATAATTCATGCTATTGTCAATGATCAAGGGGAGAGATATAATTACTGATCACAACAATGACATGGTTAGTAATGTGCTACTAGGTTCTAATAGAAATGATTAGAACTAGGAGAGTGAGAAAATGATCATCTTAAAGATTAAAAgctaattaaaattttcatcttgAAAAGATTGATCAATTGAGCGGGAGAAATGAaaccttgttttgaattttaGTGCGAGACTCAAGGAATTAAACTTTGTTTCAGTTTACGTTTTTAATCAAAGAAGAGGATTATGTTTTTAATCAAACACATGACAAAGAGTCAAGAGAATTAATTAGCAGACACTCAAAGTAtgaaatttattgaattaagtATTAGTTATGTAATTTTCTATTGTGATGCATTTTTGcttgaaattttgataaaaacATAATGGTCGCTtcttgattgattaagaaacaTAGTTGAGTTACAATACGGGCCCGGTAAATACTGCAGTATAGCCTAAAAGTTTATTGATATATCTCGAAGTTGTATCCCAACGAAGTTTGTCAATGTATTTTATGTTAATAAGTACACCATTTTTAAGGAATGGATCAAAAgctcctataaaaaaaaaaaaaaaaaacacattgaaGTAAAGTATCATTATATGGAATTTATAGTGATGTGGGATGAAGTGAAAGTCGACCATACACCCCCGGATGAGATGGTGGCTGATCCTATGCCCACTAGATTGCTCGGAAGGGAAATCCAGAGGAGCATGTGATACAAGttggaattatctagatattGTAGTTGGGGCATGCGGTATGGGCATCACTGGATGGGTTTCGAGGACGTCTAAAATGAACAATTTGATGCGACTTTATTTGATTAATAGTCGGTTAAAAGATTGAGGACACTAGCGAAGTAACAAAGTTATAACATATTTTCTTGTATGTAAAATTCGTTTATAGGCATGCATCATGTTTTAATCTGTATAACTTCTTGGCGCATAATGTGTAAAGTCGTTGATAAGGTGTATTGATGAAGGCCATTGGATTGACTTAGGAGGAAGTACTTGATCGAAATTTCAACGTAGTTAAAGGGTCATAGTACCACTTTACTAATGTTTAATTCTAGTGGTCAAAGTGTGTGCACCATAAGCCGAATAACGGACTGACGAGAGTTTACAAATGTTTGTAAACTAAAGTTGGAAAGTCAAGTGTATTCAAGATTTGATACTCGGTAATGATATTCTATATGTATAGCCAACTAGATCTTACATCATAATCAAGATTAAGTGGGAGATATTGGAATATGATCATGATGATATTCGCTTTACTATatgtatttgtatttgatgtGTGGAGGTACACCATTAGATTGGTAAACTAATATACACATAACCAAAGAGTATTATAAAAGTgtgtaaaaaacaaaaagggtaTGATATGAGGTATGACTTACCATAAGAGTTATAACCAATTTGTAAATGATGTTAATTTCTTATCATAAGATCATCTAGAAAAATCTCACAACTTTCTGAAAGAAGGGTGATAATTGTCTATAAAATGAGGATTCATTCCTTCAGACAAATCATTCAAATGTGGAAGCAAATTATCTTATTCCCTTTGCAGTtattatattaatatatataaatattcaaAACTGTATCAGCCCATGAAATTTATTTACAGACTAGACATGCATGAATATATATGTAACCACAGATACCCCATCACCTATATACAACTGATACGTACATATATGATACCTATAACTTAGCAACTATTTCTAATGCAAAGCTACGTGATCTTCTCAAACGACTTACCCACAAGACAACCACCGATCCTACTAAGTATATGAACCCTACATGCATACGTGCAACGCCATGAATTACCAATATCACAacccaaacaaaaacaaaaatacgcGCACTAGAAATTAACCCCATCCTCATGAGTACTGAGGCTCATGATTCATGAATATACGCAGTTTTCTTAATTGTTTTCAACATTTTTACCCTTTACCGAGTGAAGTAAGTACGGGGAGAGAAGAGGCGACGAGGTGAGAACATCCCCATATACCTCGGTGAAGCAAGGCCGTCAATTGATGACCGGTACTCAGGCATGATGaacccttctctctcctctcgcgGTCTGCTTCGGTTGGCCCCGTTGAACGTGCCATACTTCACCAATTTGCCCATCCAAGACTTCTTCTTGGGAGGAGTCTTGTGGCCGCCAGTCATTTTCTCACTAAGGTACTCCTTCACTGAATGCAACCCTTGCTCGAACACCTCAGGAGGAGGAGAAACCATAGGGTTTCCTTCCACAATAAGCTTCTGAAGCTTCTTGAGGCATCCAATGGAGTCTGGTAGGGCTGTGATCTTGTTGTAGCTGACGTCCAATTCAACAAGAGACATGAGGAGGCCAATGGAGTATGGTAGGATTTCGAGGTACTGGAAGTTTTGGCTCACATTGAGAACTTCGAGGTTGATAAGGTTCTCGAGATCTTCGGGAAGGGACCTGAGGCAGTTGAGACGAGCATCGAGTATACGCAGAGACGTAAGGTGGGTGAGGGAGCGTGGTAGAAAGATTAGCTTGTTGGAGTTCACTGATAGCTTCTTGAGGTTATTAAGTTCAAAACCAATGGTGTCTGGGAGGTGGCTCAGCTTGTTGAAGTTGGCATTCAGCTCTTCTATTGACCTGAGTAATTGTTAAACCACAACGAAGTCAATTGGCTTTAACAATAATCTACAATTTGATGCACATGTATAAACcacaacaaaaccctaatatTTAATTGTGTTGTATTATCTCTCAAATGAAaccttatctatgtgaatttaTCTCCCCCTATAAGAAAAatggtttatttttatttgttcattTGTGAGACCTCCAAatagaaaattttcaatgtATTCAAAACACAAATTAGTACATTAAATGTCATATCATACATAATTTTCAAAGTATTCAGAAAAATAAATGTCATAATCTCTCTACTTATATTATCATACATCATTTGCCGACATTCCGAGTGCA
The nucleotide sequence above comes from Malus sylvestris chromosome 16, drMalSylv7.2, whole genome shotgun sequence. Encoded proteins:
- the LOC126608398 gene encoding plant intracellular Ras-group-related LRR protein 6-like; the encoded protein is MMYEQQQQQMKMDTKKKAVHERKRSIDEERLEIVDLSGMSLDALPNPSLNLGAICKLDLSNNNLQNIPESLTARLLNVVVLDVHSNQLKSLPNSIGCLSKLKVLNVSGNLLSYLPNTIENCRSIEELNANFNKLSHLPDTIGFELNNLKKLSVNSNKLIFLPRSLTHLTSLRILDARLNCLRSLPEDLENLINLEVLNVSQNFQYLEILPYSIGLLMSLVELDVSYNKITALPDSIGCLKKLQKLIVEGNPMVSPPPEVFEQGLHSVKEYLSEKMTGGHKTPPKKKSWMGKLVKYGTFNGANRSRPREEREGFIMPEYRSSIDGLASPRYMGMFSPRRLFSPRTYFTR